The following proteins are encoded in a genomic region of Burkholderia pyrrocinia:
- a CDS encoding flavodoxin family protein, protein MSNIVIVYHSGYGHTQKLAEAVHAGAQDAGATVRLLAVGDLDDAGWAALDAADAIVFGAPTYMGGPSAQFKQFADATSKAWFTQKWKDKIAAGFTNSASMNGDKFSTIQYFVTLSMQHGMVWVGTGLMPANSKAAARNDINFVGGSTGLLAQSPADATPDEGPLPGDLETAKAFGRRVAEATARWTAGGR, encoded by the coding sequence ATGTCGAACATCGTCATCGTCTATCACAGCGGCTACGGTCACACGCAGAAACTGGCCGAGGCCGTGCATGCGGGCGCGCAGGACGCCGGCGCGACCGTGCGCCTGCTCGCCGTTGGCGACCTCGACGACGCGGGCTGGGCCGCGCTCGATGCGGCCGACGCGATCGTCTTCGGCGCGCCGACCTACATGGGCGGCCCGTCGGCGCAGTTCAAGCAGTTCGCCGACGCGACGTCGAAAGCGTGGTTCACGCAGAAATGGAAGGACAAGATCGCCGCGGGCTTCACGAATTCCGCATCGATGAACGGCGACAAGTTCTCGACGATTCAATATTTCGTCACGTTGTCGATGCAGCATGGGATGGTATGGGTCGGCACCGGGCTGATGCCGGCCAACTCGAAGGCGGCCGCCCGCAACGACATCAACTTCGTCGGCGGCTCCACGGGCCTGCTCGCGCAGTCGCCGGCGGATGCGACGCCCGACGAGGGCCCGCTGCCGGGCGACCTCGAAACCGCAAAAGCGTTCGGCCGG
- a CDS encoding YbhB/YbcL family Raf kinase inhibitor-like protein has translation MRVDRRITPPAPSGRPSPFIAALLYAAVFAALPAHAEGPFTVSSDDLTPGGRVHAANVFDRGDCKGANRSPQLTWHNPPPGTRGYAVTIFDPDAPGHGWWHWAVAGIPATVTSLPADASASGFLRRIGASEARNDFGIDGYGGPCPPPGKPHRYVITVYALKGTDLRVAQGRPAPMFDHEIGTLAIGNAQLTVNYGQ, from the coding sequence ATGCGTGTGGATCGCCGGATCACTCCGCCTGCGCCATCGGGTCGCCCGTCTCCATTCATCGCCGCTCTCCTCTACGCTGCCGTCTTCGCGGCGCTGCCCGCGCATGCGGAAGGCCCGTTCACCGTGTCGAGCGACGACCTGACGCCCGGCGGGCGCGTCCACGCCGCGAACGTGTTCGACCGCGGCGACTGCAAGGGCGCAAACCGCTCGCCGCAGCTCACCTGGCACAACCCGCCGCCCGGCACGCGCGGCTACGCGGTCACGATCTTCGATCCCGACGCGCCCGGGCACGGCTGGTGGCACTGGGCCGTGGCGGGCATCCCGGCCACGGTCACGAGCCTGCCCGCCGACGCGAGCGCGTCCGGCTTCCTGCGGCGCATCGGCGCGAGCGAGGCGCGCAACGACTTCGGGATCGACGGCTACGGCGGCCCGTGCCCGCCGCCCGGCAAGCCGCACCGCTACGTGATCACCGTCTACGCGCTGAAGGGCACCGACCTGCGCGTCGCGCAGGGCCGCCCCGCACCGATGTTCGACCACGAGATCGGCACGCTGGCGATCGGCAACGCGCAACTTACGGTCAACTACGGGCAGTAA
- a CDS encoding orotate phosphoribosyltransferase, protein MTGYDRQSISDTTAKILLEVQAVHFNAEKPFIFTSGWASPVYIDCRKLISYPRVRRALMEMAETTITRDIGFEQIDAVAGGETAGIPFAAWIADRMMVPMQYVRKKPKGFGRNAQIEGHLEEGSRVLLVEDLTTDSRSKINFVNALRTAGATVNHCFVLFHYDIFKESVSVLKDIDVDLHALATWWDVLRVAKASGYFETKTLDEVEKFLHAPAEWSAAHGGATAPKE, encoded by the coding sequence ATGACAGGCTACGATCGTCAGTCGATCTCGGATACGACCGCCAAAATTCTGCTCGAAGTGCAGGCGGTGCACTTCAACGCCGAGAAACCGTTCATCTTCACGTCCGGCTGGGCAAGCCCCGTCTATATCGACTGCCGCAAGCTGATCTCGTATCCGCGCGTGCGCCGCGCGCTGATGGAAATGGCGGAAACGACGATCACGCGCGACATCGGCTTCGAGCAGATCGACGCGGTGGCGGGCGGCGAGACGGCCGGCATCCCGTTCGCGGCATGGATCGCGGACCGGATGATGGTGCCGATGCAGTACGTGCGCAAGAAGCCGAAGGGTTTCGGCCGCAACGCGCAGATCGAGGGCCATCTGGAAGAAGGCTCGCGCGTGCTGCTCGTGGAAGACCTGACGACCGACAGCCGCAGCAAGATCAACTTCGTCAACGCGCTGCGTACCGCGGGCGCGACGGTGAACCACTGCTTCGTGCTGTTCCACTACGACATCTTCAAGGAAAGCGTGTCGGTCCTGAAGGACATCGACGTCGACCTGCACGCGCTCGCGACCTGGTGGGACGTGCTGCGCGTCGCGAAGGCGTCGGGCTACTTCGAGACGAAGACGCTCGACGAAGTCGAGAAGTTCCTGCACGCGCCGGCCGAATGGTCGGCTGCGCATGGCGGCGCGACGGCCCCCAAGGAATGA
- a CDS encoding NADP-dependent malic enzyme, translating to MDEQLKQAALAYHLNPKPGKISVTPTKPLSNQLDLSLAYSPGVAAACEAIHADPLDAQKYTSRGNLVGVITNGTAVLGLGNIGPLAAKPVMEGKGCLFKKFAGIDVFDIELSESDPDKLVDAIAMLEPTLGGINLEDIKAPECFYIEQKLRERMKIPVFHDDQHGTAIIASAAILNGLKVVGKKLAEVKLVCSGAGAAAIACLDLLVNLGLTKSNILVADSKGVIYEGRGNLDPSKQRYAATTDARTLADAIVGADVFLGCSSAGVLKQDMVKTMGDRPLILALANPEPEIRPEDAKAVRPDAIVATGRSDYPNQVNNVLCFPFIFRGALDVGATTITEEMKLACVRAIAELAEETDQSEEVAKAYEGHSLEFGPDYLIPKPFDPRLIIKIAPAVAQAAMDSGVATRPIQDMDAYREQLGATVYRTGMVMRPVFATAKKKQARIVFAEGEDERVLRAAQFVLQEKIAQPIIVGRPSVIEMRLQKIGSKLKAGVDFEIVNPEDDTRYHRYWQAYHEIAARDGVTPEVAKAAMRKFNTLIGAMLVHLGDADGMICGMIDTFHSHLKFIEQVLGRAKGAEHFAAMNLLMLPGRNLFVCDTYVNELPSAEQLADMTIQAAAEIERFGIAPKAALLSNSNFGSAPSASSRRMAEARKLIVERAPNLEVDGEMHGDAALSELIRKQAFPGTTLSGEANLLIMPNVEAANIAYNLLKMVGGEGVTVGPFLLGVAKPAHILTPAATVRRIINMTAVAAANVNTK from the coding sequence ATGGACGAACAACTGAAGCAGGCCGCTCTCGCTTATCACCTGAACCCGAAACCCGGCAAGATTTCGGTCACCCCCACCAAGCCGCTGTCGAACCAGCTCGATCTGTCGCTCGCGTATTCGCCGGGTGTCGCCGCTGCGTGCGAGGCGATCCACGCCGATCCGCTCGACGCGCAGAAGTACACGTCGCGCGGCAACCTGGTCGGCGTCATCACGAACGGCACGGCCGTGCTCGGTCTCGGCAACATCGGCCCGCTCGCCGCGAAGCCGGTGATGGAAGGCAAGGGCTGCCTCTTCAAGAAATTCGCGGGCATCGACGTGTTCGACATCGAACTGTCGGAGTCCGACCCGGACAAGCTCGTCGACGCGATCGCGATGCTCGAGCCGACGCTCGGCGGCATCAACCTCGAGGACATCAAGGCGCCGGAATGCTTCTACATCGAGCAGAAGCTGCGCGAGCGCATGAAGATCCCCGTTTTCCACGATGACCAGCACGGTACCGCGATCATCGCGTCGGCCGCGATCCTGAACGGCCTGAAGGTCGTCGGCAAGAAGCTCGCCGAAGTGAAGCTCGTGTGCTCGGGCGCCGGCGCCGCGGCCATCGCGTGTCTGGACCTGCTGGTGAACCTCGGCCTGACGAAGTCGAACATCCTCGTCGCCGATTCGAAGGGCGTGATCTACGAAGGGCGCGGCAATCTCGATCCGTCGAAGCAGCGCTATGCGGCGACCACCGACGCGCGCACGCTCGCCGATGCGATCGTCGGCGCCGACGTGTTCCTCGGCTGCTCGAGCGCGGGCGTGCTGAAGCAGGACATGGTCAAGACGATGGGCGACCGCCCGCTGATCCTGGCGCTCGCGAACCCGGAACCGGAAATCCGCCCGGAAGACGCGAAGGCCGTGCGCCCGGACGCGATCGTCGCGACCGGCCGTTCGGACTACCCGAACCAGGTCAACAACGTGCTGTGCTTCCCGTTCATCTTCCGCGGCGCGCTCGACGTCGGCGCGACGACGATCACGGAAGAAATGAAGCTCGCGTGCGTGCGCGCGATCGCCGAGCTGGCCGAGGAAACCGACCAGAGCGAGGAAGTCGCGAAGGCATATGAAGGCCACTCGCTCGAATTCGGGCCGGACTACCTGATTCCGAAGCCGTTCGACCCGCGCCTGATCATCAAGATCGCGCCGGCCGTCGCGCAGGCCGCGATGGATTCGGGCGTCGCAACGCGCCCGATCCAGGACATGGACGCGTACCGCGAGCAACTCGGCGCGACCGTCTACCGCACCGGCATGGTGATGCGCCCGGTGTTCGCGACCGCGAAGAAGAAGCAGGCCCGCATCGTGTTCGCCGAGGGCGAGGACGAGCGCGTGCTGCGCGCCGCGCAGTTCGTGCTGCAGGAAAAGATCGCGCAGCCGATCATCGTCGGCCGTCCGTCGGTCATCGAGATGCGCCTGCAGAAGATTGGCTCGAAGCTGAAGGCCGGCGTCGATTTCGAAATCGTCAATCCGGAAGACGACACGCGCTACCACCGCTACTGGCAGGCGTACCACGAGATCGCCGCGCGCGACGGCGTGACGCCGGAAGTCGCGAAGGCCGCGATGCGCAAGTTCAACACGCTGATCGGCGCGATGCTCGTGCACCTGGGCGACGCGGACGGGATGATCTGCGGGATGATCGACACGTTCCACAGCCACCTGAAGTTCATCGAGCAGGTGCTGGGCCGCGCGAAGGGCGCCGAGCACTTCGCCGCGATGAACCTGCTGATGCTGCCGGGCCGCAACCTGTTCGTGTGCGACACGTACGTGAACGAACTGCCGAGCGCCGAACAACTCGCCGACATGACGATCCAGGCCGCGGCCGAAATCGAGCGCTTCGGCATCGCGCCGAAGGCCGCGCTGCTGTCGAACTCAAACTTCGGCAGCGCGCCGTCGGCGTCGTCGCGCCGGATGGCCGAGGCCCGCAAGCTGATCGTCGAACGTGCGCCGAACCTGGAAGTCGACGGCGAAATGCATGGCGACGCGGCACTGTCGGAGCTGATCCGCAAGCAGGCCTTCCCGGGCACGACGCTGTCGGGCGAAGCCAACCTGCTGATCATGCCGAACGTCGAAGCCGCGAACATCGCGTACAACCTGCTGAAGATGGTCGGCGGCGAAGGCGTGACGGTCGGCCCGTTCCTGCTTGGCGTCGCGAAGCCGGCCCACATCCTGACGCCGGCCGCGACCGTGCGCCGGATCATCAACATGACGGCCGTTGCCGCCGCGAACGTGAACACGAAGTAA